Proteins from a single region of Carassius gibelio isolate Cgi1373 ecotype wild population from Czech Republic chromosome B15, carGib1.2-hapl.c, whole genome shotgun sequence:
- the LOC127972557 gene encoding olfactory receptor 52K1-like: MQPPLKNDSRVLVFTLSGLNETVENRYVLLSLTALYYPLIVLCNVTVIFTIICRKKLHEPMYVFICSLCVNGLYGTSGFYPKFMYDLVAHDHVISYAGCLAQIFVIYSSLLCDFSTLTVMAYDRYVAICRPLEYHSVMTSNRVLECILFCWLSPFFCMSLLITLTSRLTLCGSSIEKLYCENWSVVKLSCFSTTVNNVIGFVIIIIYFGHALLVFCSYIYVIRKCRKSIEGRNKFIQTCVPHLLALINVTTAFLFDVMFTRYGPRNVPQSLRNFMALEFILIPPILNPLIYGLNLTTVRQQVMRLIFKKKNGNI; this comes from the coding sequence ATGCAGCCACCATTGAAGAATGATTCCAGGGTCTTAGTATTTACACTCTCTGGTCTTAATGAAACAGTGGAAAACAGATATGTCTTGTTGTCTTTAACCGCACTGTATTATCCTCTGATTGTCTTGTGTAATGTAACTGTAATTTTCACTATAATCTGCCGTAAGAAGCTTCATGAGCCTATGTATGTGTTCATTTGTAGTCTCTGCGTAAATGGACTTTATGGAACTTCTGGATTCTACCCTAAATTCATGTATGATTTGGTAGCCCATGATCATGTGATTTCTTATGCTGGATGTTTGGCTCAGATATTTGTCATTTATTCATCTCTTCTATGTGACTTTTCAACATTAACAGTGATGGCTTATGACAGGTATGTGGCAATATGTAGGCCACTGGAGTATCATTCAGTAATGACTAGTAATAGAGTACTTGAATGTATTCTTTTCTGCTGGCTTTCTCCATTTTTTTGCATGTCTCTTCTTATTACCTTAACATCAAGACTAACCTTATGTGGCTCTAGTATTGAAAAGCTATATTGTGAAAATTGGTCAGTTGTTAAACTTTCCTGTTTTTCTACAACAGTAAACAATGTGATTGggtttgtaataattattatatattttggacATGCATTATTAGTATTTTGCTCTTACATTTACGTAATTAGAAAGTGCAGGAAGTCAATAGAGGGCagaaacaaattcatacaaaCATGTGTACCACATCTGCTTGCACTGATCAATGTGACAACTGCATTTTTGTTTGATGTAATGTTCACTCGTTATGGTCCAAGGAATGTGCCTCAAAGTCTGCGTAATTTCATGGCTCTTGAATTCATTCTAATACCACCCATTTTAAATCCACTTATTTATGGACTAAATCTGACAACAGTACGGCAACAAGTTATGAGACtgattttcaagaaaaaaaatgggAATATCTGA